Proteins from one Sphingopyxis terrae subsp. terrae NBRC 15098 genomic window:
- a CDS encoding methyl-accepting chemotaxis protein → MVKENPIHKQQIEPVLMADRFPTYDLDGRLAADGAEVHMILSGLETQLATAYWDAFNALPIVTRKIEGELLESYIRGSARHMQTKYADAGGQEAATIACQNTHMALRVGLPIATVLSCIGESHKLAIHYVIEACAGDTARQTRLTAAINRLALLEMDIMLAYAEKLDRAAISQERQALASDFDRSIASLVQDSDGVRQQLAKQATSADHAARGMIAKTSEVAAASEQSAMAMREAASTAAGLIRAIEDARTEVEASASVATRASEQAGEAVAMSDALSRHAESIESILGLIREIAGQTNLLALNATIEAARAGESGRGFAVVAQEVKSLANETARATDDIAGKITAIQQATRGSVAANQSIQQTIIEVQQSAQRIRDAMDAQAQTVTSITAAVDETALAADSMSSTIASIRNDSGTVASEISVLSQEFSKMGERLQALETAASEFSRRVA, encoded by the coding sequence ATGGTGAAGGAAAATCCGATTCATAAGCAGCAAATCGAGCCCGTTCTGATGGCCGATCGCTTCCCGACCTATGACCTCGACGGCCGGCTCGCCGCCGACGGGGCCGAAGTGCACATGATCCTGTCGGGGCTGGAGACGCAGCTGGCGACCGCCTATTGGGATGCCTTCAACGCGCTGCCCATCGTCACCCGCAAGATCGAGGGTGAACTGCTTGAATCCTATATTCGCGGCAGCGCGCGGCACATGCAGACCAAATATGCCGACGCCGGGGGGCAGGAGGCCGCGACCATTGCGTGCCAGAACACCCATATGGCGCTGCGCGTCGGCCTGCCGATCGCGACCGTGCTGTCGTGCATCGGCGAAAGCCACAAGCTCGCCATCCATTATGTGATCGAGGCGTGCGCCGGCGACACGGCGCGCCAGACGCGCCTGACCGCGGCGATCAACCGTCTCGCGCTGCTCGAAATGGACATCATGCTCGCCTATGCCGAAAAGCTCGACCGCGCAGCGATCTCGCAGGAGCGACAGGCGCTGGCGAGCGATTTCGACCGCTCGATCGCCTCGCTGGTCCAGGACAGCGACGGGGTGCGCCAGCAGCTCGCCAAACAGGCCACATCGGCCGATCATGCCGCGCGCGGCATGATCGCCAAGACGAGCGAAGTCGCCGCGGCGTCCGAGCAATCGGCGATGGCGATGCGCGAAGCCGCATCGACCGCCGCCGGGCTGATCCGCGCGATCGAGGATGCCCGCACCGAGGTCGAAGCATCGGCCAGCGTCGCGACGCGCGCCTCCGAACAGGCGGGCGAAGCGGTGGCCATGTCCGACGCGCTGTCGCGTCACGCCGAATCGATCGAATCCATTCTGGGCCTGATCCGCGAAATTGCGGGCCAGACCAACCTCCTCGCGCTCAACGCTACGATCGAGGCGGCGCGCGCGGGCGAATCGGGCCGCGGCTTTGCCGTCGTCGCGCAGGAAGTGAAGAGCCTCGCCAACGAAACCGCGCGCGCGACCGACGATATTGCGGGCAAGATCACCGCGATCCAGCAGGCAACGCGCGGGTCGGTCGCGGCGAACCAGTCGATCCAGCAGACGATCATCGAGGTGCAGCAGTCGGCGCAGCGAATTCGCGATGCGATGGACGCGCAGGCGCAGACGGTCACCTCGATCACCGCCGCCGTCGACGAAACCGCGCTCGCGGCCGACAGCATGTCGTCGACCATCGCCAGCATCCGCAACGATTCGGGCACCGTCGCCAGCGAAATCAGCGTGCTCAGCCAGGAATTTTCCAAGATGGGCGAGCGGCTGCAGGCACTGGAAACCGCCGCGAGCGAATTCAGCCGCCGCGTCGCCTGA
- a CDS encoding SDR family NAD(P)-dependent oxidoreductase, with protein sequence MKTHILITGASRGIGAAIADALATDAAKVAALSSADGDLGDPAIADQLWAKSLDRLDGRIDVLVNNAGVFEANPIDSSDADWLESWNRTLQINLTAAAQLCRRAVQHWQARRAAGDTSHGRIVNIASRAAYRGDSPAHWHYAASKAGMVAMTKTIARGYAHEGILAFAICPGFTMTGMAEDYLASRGGDTLLADIPLGRVASPEEIAEMARWCALEAPPSMTGAILDANGASYVR encoded by the coding sequence ATGAAAACCCACATCCTGATTACCGGCGCGAGCCGCGGCATCGGTGCGGCCATCGCCGACGCGCTTGCGACCGACGCGGCGAAGGTCGCCGCGCTGTCGAGCGCCGACGGCGACCTTGGCGACCCTGCGATTGCGGACCAACTATGGGCCAAAAGCCTCGACCGGCTCGACGGCCGGATCGACGTGCTCGTCAATAATGCCGGCGTTTTCGAAGCGAATCCGATCGACAGCAGCGATGCCGACTGGCTCGAAAGCTGGAACCGGACCCTCCAGATCAACCTGACCGCCGCCGCGCAGCTGTGCCGCCGCGCGGTGCAGCACTGGCAGGCGCGCCGGGCGGCAGGCGACACGAGCCATGGCCGGATCGTCAACATCGCCAGCCGCGCCGCCTATCGCGGCGACAGTCCCGCGCATTGGCATTATGCAGCATCGAAGGCGGGCATGGTCGCGATGACCAAGACGATTGCGCGCGGCTATGCTCATGAAGGCATCCTCGCCTTCGCCATTTGCCCGGGCTTCACGATGACCGGCATGGCCGAGGATTATCTCGCCAGCCGGGGCGGCGACACATTGCTCGCCGACATCCCGCTGGGCCGCGTGGCGAGCCCCGAGGAAATCGCCGAAATGGCGCGCTGGTGCGCGCTCGAGGCGCCGCCCTCGATGACCGGCGCGATCCTCGATGCCAATGGAGCCAGCTATGTCCGCTAA
- the bla gene encoding subclass B3 metallo-beta-lactamase: protein MSAKSLALAALMLAAPMLAGCAPQASAPAAAPPAPTGKALAAACADRDGWSDPAPPAKLFGNTYYVGTCGITALLIDAPAGPILIDAATAEAAPAILANIRALGFDPKRIRAILTSHEHFDHVGGLAALHAATGAPVIALADAAPQLESGTPDPRDPQRGALDSFTGVPVAQRLRDGQPLAFADIRITAHATPGHTPGSTSWTWQSCEGSACRTIAYVDSLTAISADGYRFSDHPDYVAMLRATFARVPTLPCDILVTPHPGASNLFARLAGEAPLAGADGCAAYAAAASKRLDDRLAKEAATR from the coding sequence ATGTCCGCTAAAAGTCTTGCCCTGGCCGCCCTGATGCTTGCTGCCCCGATGCTTGCCGGATGCGCGCCGCAGGCGAGCGCTCCGGCCGCGGCGCCTCCTGCCCCGACGGGCAAGGCGCTCGCCGCCGCCTGCGCCGATCGCGACGGCTGGAGCGATCCCGCGCCGCCGGCCAAGCTGTTCGGCAACACTTATTATGTCGGCACCTGCGGCATCACCGCGCTGCTCATCGACGCACCGGCCGGACCGATCCTGATCGATGCCGCAACCGCCGAAGCGGCGCCTGCGATCCTTGCCAATATCCGTGCGCTGGGCTTCGATCCCAAACGCATCCGCGCGATCCTGACCAGCCATGAGCATTTCGATCATGTCGGCGGTCTCGCGGCGCTGCATGCCGCGACCGGCGCGCCGGTGATCGCGCTTGCCGACGCCGCGCCGCAGCTCGAAAGCGGAACCCCCGACCCGCGCGATCCGCAGCGCGGCGCCCTCGATAGCTTCACCGGCGTGCCGGTCGCACAGCGCCTGCGCGACGGACAGCCGCTCGCCTTTGCCGACATCCGGATCACCGCCCACGCAACCCCCGGCCACACGCCGGGCAGCACGAGCTGGACGTGGCAATCGTGCGAAGGGTCCGCCTGCCGCACCATCGCCTATGTCGACAGCCTGACCGCCATTTCGGCCGACGGCTACCGCTTCAGCGACCATCCCGACTATGTCGCGATGCTGCGCGCGACCTTTGCCAGGGTGCCGACGCTGCCGTGCGACATTCTGGTCACCCCGCATCCCGGCGCGAGCAATTTGTTTGCGCGGTTGGCGGGCGAGGCTCCGCTGGCCGGCGCCGATGGCTGCGCCGCTTATGCCGCGGCAGCAAGCAAGCGACTCGACGATCGGCTGGCGAAAGAGGCGGCGACGCGATGA
- a CDS encoding 50S ribosomal protein L11 methyltransferase, with protein sequence MSWIVSLPCTRAEAEALSGEIPALDAAPEAPVVVTREIDEDAGTWQLDAYMDDAPGDDLLRLIQSLAPSAKGVAPTVAELPEEDWVTLSQQGLEPVRAGRFFVHTSSYADRVPPGTTSFLIDASQAFGTGGHDTTAGCLAMLDRLDRVGAAPRNIADIGTGTGLLAFAAMALWPRARVIASDIDPASIFVTRDNAAINDVPLGRGGGRLALAVAPGTDHPAIRHRAPYDLVIANILAGPLITLAPDIAAATAPGGRAILAGLIARQMDPVVAAYRAHGFRLSARGGSAEWPCLLLTKRRRYGYRRKERALHRASPSDASFGSW encoded by the coding sequence ATGAGCTGGATCGTCTCGCTGCCCTGCACGCGTGCGGAGGCCGAAGCGCTGTCGGGTGAAATCCCTGCGCTGGATGCTGCCCCCGAAGCGCCGGTCGTCGTGACGCGCGAGATCGACGAAGATGCCGGAACGTGGCAGCTCGACGCCTATATGGACGACGCGCCGGGCGATGATCTGCTGCGGCTGATCCAATCGCTCGCCCCGAGCGCGAAGGGCGTCGCGCCGACCGTCGCCGAATTGCCCGAAGAAGATTGGGTCACGCTGTCGCAGCAGGGGCTCGAGCCGGTGCGCGCCGGACGCTTTTTCGTCCACACCAGCAGCTATGCCGACCGCGTCCCGCCGGGCACGACATCCTTTCTGATCGATGCGAGCCAGGCCTTCGGCACCGGCGGGCACGACACCACTGCGGGCTGCCTCGCGATGCTCGACCGCCTCGACCGCGTGGGCGCCGCACCGCGCAATATCGCCGACATCGGGACGGGCACGGGCCTGCTCGCCTTCGCCGCCATGGCGCTATGGCCGCGCGCGCGCGTCATCGCGTCGGACATCGACCCGGCGAGCATATTCGTCACGCGTGACAATGCCGCGATCAACGATGTGCCACTGGGCCGCGGCGGCGGCCGGCTCGCGCTGGCGGTCGCGCCGGGGACCGACCATCCGGCCATAAGGCACCGGGCGCCCTATGACCTCGTCATCGCCAATATTCTCGCCGGGCCGCTCATCACTCTTGCTCCCGACATTGCCGCTGCGACCGCACCCGGCGGCCGCGCCATTCTTGCCGGCCTGATCGCGCGCCAGATGGATCCCGTAGTCGCCGCCTATCGCGCGCACGGCTTTCGCCTGTCCGCGCGCGGGGGCAGCGCGGAATGGCCCTGTCTGCTGCTCACCAAGCGGCGGCGCTACGGCTACCGCCGCAAGGAACGCGCCCTGCACCGCGCCAGCCCCTCGGACGCGAGCTTCGGGAGCTGGTGA
- the phhA gene encoding phenylalanine 4-monooxygenase has translation MESQFTHVHDTPPPGAAADWTISQDWDAFTADEHAMWDRLFARQSEMLPGRAADAFLRGIDVLKLEKPGIPDYRELNARLMAATGWQVVAVPGLVPDDVFFDHLANRRFPAGNFIRTPQQLDYLQEPDVFHDVFGHVPMLADPIFADYMVAYGEGGLRSLQFDALKQLARLYWYTVEFGLIRESGDLRIYGAGIVSSYAESVFALDSDSPNRIGFDLARVMRTDYRIDDFQQNYFVIDSLDQLLETTVNTDFAPLYAANAALPPIPIADILPDDSVITRGTQDYAAAKA, from the coding sequence ATGGAAAGCCAGTTTACGCACGTCCACGATACGCCGCCGCCGGGCGCTGCGGCGGATTGGACGATATCGCAGGATTGGGACGCCTTTACCGCCGACGAGCATGCGATGTGGGACCGGCTGTTCGCGCGCCAGTCCGAGATGCTGCCGGGACGCGCCGCCGACGCCTTTCTGCGCGGGATCGACGTGCTCAAGCTCGAAAAGCCGGGCATCCCCGATTATCGCGAACTCAATGCGCGGCTGATGGCGGCGACGGGGTGGCAGGTCGTGGCGGTGCCGGGGCTTGTCCCCGATGACGTGTTTTTCGACCATCTGGCGAACCGGCGCTTCCCGGCGGGCAATTTCATCCGCACACCGCAGCAGCTCGACTATCTGCAGGAACCCGACGTCTTTCACGACGTGTTCGGCCATGTCCCGATGCTCGCCGACCCGATATTCGCCGATTATATGGTCGCTTATGGCGAAGGCGGCCTCAGGAGCCTGCAGTTCGACGCGCTGAAGCAGCTCGCGCGGCTCTATTGGTACACGGTCGAATTCGGGCTGATCCGCGAGAGCGGCGACCTGCGCATCTATGGCGCGGGGATCGTCTCGTCCTACGCCGAAAGCGTCTTCGCACTCGATTCGGACAGCCCCAACCGCATCGGTTTCGACCTCGCGCGCGTGATGCGCACCGATTACCGGATCGACGATTTCCAGCAGAATTATTTCGTGATCGATAGTCTGGACCAGCTTCTGGAGACGACGGTCAACACCGACTTTGCTCCGCTCTATGCCGCGAACGCCGCGCTGCCGCCGATCCCGATCGCCGACATCCTGCCGGACGATAGCGTCATCACCCGCGGCACGCAGGACTATGCGGCGGCGAAAGCCTGA
- a CDS encoding molybdenum ABC transporter ATP-binding protein, with protein sequence MAIDIDVERRFGASVIAAQFTAEAGLTALFGPSGVGKTSLLNMVAGLLRPDRGHIRIGGRTLFDGATDLPPEARRVGYVFQDGRLFPHRRVKANLLYGWRLTDPANRWMTLDEAADFLGIGHLLGRWPQSLSGGEAQRVAIGRALLAAPQILLMDEPLSSLDAARRDDIMTVIERIRDELKVPILYVSHDRAEVDRLATQIVEVGK encoded by the coding sequence ATGGCGATTGATATCGACGTCGAAAGGCGCTTCGGCGCGAGCGTCATCGCGGCGCAGTTCACGGCCGAAGCCGGACTGACCGCGCTGTTCGGGCCTTCGGGGGTCGGCAAGACCAGCCTGCTCAACATGGTCGCCGGGCTGCTGCGCCCCGATCGCGGGCATATCCGTATCGGCGGACGGACATTGTTCGACGGCGCCACCGACCTGCCGCCCGAGGCGCGGCGCGTCGGCTATGTCTTCCAGGACGGGCGTCTCTTTCCGCATCGGCGCGTGAAGGCCAATCTCCTCTATGGCTGGCGTCTCACCGATCCGGCTAATCGCTGGATGACGCTGGATGAGGCCGCCGATTTCCTGGGCATCGGCCATTTGCTCGGTCGCTGGCCGCAAAGCCTGTCGGGCGGCGAGGCGCAGCGGGTCGCGATCGGCCGGGCCTTGCTCGCGGCGCCGCAAATCCTGTTGATGGACGAACCGCTGTCGTCGCTCGACGCGGCGCGGCGCGACGACATCATGACGGTGATCGAACGGATACGCGACGAGCTGAAAGTGCCGATCCTCTATGTCAGCCACGATCGGGCCGAGGTCGACCGGCTGGCAACGCAAATCGTCGAGGTCGGCAAATAA
- the modB gene encoding molybdate ABC transporter permease subunit has product MLSAEEWGIVALSLKVGGVAVLATLPLAFALAWVLARYRFPGRLLLDALVHLPLVLPPVVTGWLLLVAFGPLGPIGSRLQEWLGVTLMFRWTGAALAAAIMALPLMVRAMRLSIEGIDRQLEGAARTLGAGRWHAFRTVSLPLALPGVLAALVLGFARSIGEFGATITFVSNIPGETQTLPLAIYSALQVPGAEAMVTRLALLSVALSLGALILSEWLVRRTHAERARHGD; this is encoded by the coding sequence ATGCTGTCGGCCGAGGAGTGGGGGATTGTTGCGCTGTCGCTCAAGGTCGGCGGGGTCGCAGTGCTCGCGACGCTGCCGCTTGCCTTCGCGCTCGCCTGGGTGCTCGCGCGCTATCGCTTTCCGGGGCGGCTGCTGCTCGACGCGCTGGTCCATCTCCCGCTCGTCCTGCCGCCAGTCGTCACCGGCTGGCTGCTGCTTGTCGCCTTCGGCCCGCTCGGCCCGATCGGCAGCCGGCTGCAGGAGTGGCTCGGCGTCACGCTGATGTTCCGTTGGACCGGCGCCGCGCTGGCCGCCGCGATCATGGCGCTCCCGCTGATGGTACGCGCGATGCGCCTGTCGATCGAGGGGATCGACCGGCAGCTCGAAGGCGCGGCGCGGACGCTGGGGGCGGGGCGCTGGCACGCCTTCCGGACGGTCAGCCTGCCGCTCGCTCTGCCCGGCGTGCTGGCGGCGCTCGTGCTCGGCTTCGCCCGCTCGATCGGCGAGTTCGGCGCGACGATCACTTTCGTTTCCAATATTCCCGGCGAAACGCAGACGCTGCCGCTCGCCATCTATTCGGCGCTGCAGGTGCCGGGGGCGGAGGCGATGGTAACCCGGCTCGCGCTGCTGTCGGTCGCGCTGTCGCTCGGTGCGCTGATCCTGTCCGAGTGGCTGGTGCGGCGCACCCATGCCGAAAGGGCGCGGCATGGCGATTGA
- the modA gene encoding molybdate ABC transporter substrate-binding protein, with protein MTILRRLLLLLVLTTLAPMAAAAERGPLILAAASLQESLTDAADAWAAQGHARPVLSFAGSSALARQIMAGAPADLFISADEPWMDAVAKAGLLRPGTRANLVGNRLVLIAPKASRLHLAPARGFALARALGGGRLAVADPNAVPAGKYAKAALTALGVWGDVAKKLAPAENVRAALALVERGAAPLGIVYATDAQASHAVRVVGTFPAASHPPIRYPLALLKTSRSGEAAAFRAFLLSRQARAIFARHGFTAP; from the coding sequence ATGACGATCCTCCGGCGCCTGCTCCTCCTCCTTGTGCTGACCACCTTGGCGCCCATGGCGGCAGCGGCCGAGCGCGGCCCGCTGATCCTTGCGGCGGCCAGCCTTCAGGAATCGCTGACCGACGCCGCCGACGCGTGGGCGGCGCAGGGGCATGCGCGCCCCGTCCTGTCCTTCGCAGGGTCGTCGGCGCTCGCGCGGCAGATCATGGCGGGGGCGCCCGCCGACCTGTTCATCTCCGCCGACGAGCCCTGGATGGATGCCGTCGCCAAGGCGGGACTGCTGCGTCCCGGCACGCGCGCCAATCTGGTCGGCAACCGGCTCGTGCTGATCGCCCCCAAGGCGAGCAGGCTGCACCTTGCCCCCGCGCGCGGCTTCGCGCTGGCGCGCGCGCTCGGCGGCGGGCGGCTGGCGGTTGCCGATCCGAACGCGGTGCCCGCGGGCAAATATGCCAAGGCCGCGCTGACCGCGCTCGGCGTGTGGGGCGATGTGGCGAAAAAGCTCGCCCCGGCCGAGAATGTCCGCGCCGCACTGGCGCTCGTCGAACGCGGCGCCGCGCCGCTCGGCATCGTCTACGCCACCGATGCGCAGGCGTCGCACGCGGTGCGCGTCGTTGGCACCTTTCCGGCCGCCAGCCATCCGCCGATCCGTTATCCGCTGGCGCTGCTCAAGACGTCGCGCAGCGGCGAGGCCGCAGCGTTCCGCGCGTTCCTGTTGTCGCGGCAGGCGCGCGCGATCTTTGCGCGCCACGGCTTCACGGCGCCCTGA
- a CDS encoding Crp/Fnr family transcriptional regulator translates to MQRSYQLALAERTRLSGTERDRLLAMTSPRSFADGQFVQHQGDPGDAFWAVIEGHVLVGRYAEDGAFTAFAVLGPGDIFGELAFFTGLERQVDAIASGPARLVAIDRPVLRALMTADIGWAELLLRSLGRQLAVSLDIIDAERRLPVAERLARLLAAMAADAADGMTVRATQQQLADLLGVSRVTLGAALRDLSARGTIERGYRHVRVLPPLSRPA, encoded by the coding sequence ATGCAAAGAAGTTATCAATTGGCTCTTGCCGAGCGAACGCGCCTGTCGGGCACCGAACGCGACCGGCTGCTCGCGATGACGTCGCCGAGATCCTTTGCGGATGGTCAGTTCGTTCAGCATCAGGGCGATCCTGGCGATGCCTTCTGGGCCGTGATCGAGGGGCATGTACTCGTCGGACGTTATGCGGAGGATGGCGCGTTCACCGCCTTTGCCGTGCTGGGGCCGGGCGATATCTTCGGCGAGCTGGCCTTCTTCACCGGGCTCGAACGCCAGGTCGACGCGATTGCCAGCGGTCCGGCGCGGCTGGTTGCCATCGACCGCCCGGTGCTTCGCGCGCTGATGACCGCCGACATCGGCTGGGCCGAGCTGCTGCTGCGCAGCCTGGGCCGCCAGCTTGCGGTGTCGCTCGACATCATCGATGCCGAACGGCGGCTGCCCGTCGCCGAACGGCTGGCGCGGCTGCTCGCGGCGATGGCCGCCGACGCCGCCGACGGGATGACGGTGCGCGCGACGCAGCAACAGCTCGCCGATCTGCTCGGCGTGTCGCGCGTCACGCTCGGCGCCGCGCTGCGCGATCTGTCGGCGCGTGGAACGATCGAGCGCGGCTATCGCCATGTTCGTGTCCTGCCGCCGCTTTCGCGCCCCGCCTAG
- a CDS encoding sterol desaturase family protein produces the protein MQLTSAQSSLIVVAIYVGFCLLELIRTRLFAKSEQSRHDGIIEIVSTFTLLIATQPAILLIVSALGHAWFPQYEGALAHAPWYAALALFLVFEDMMQYWWHRASHSTAWLYNLHRAHHNARYMSVRLVYRNNIIYYAMMPSIWFAGVLVYLGLGWFYAFYLIVKMAVIIGAHSDVAWDAPLYRIRALAPVMWVVERTISTPATHHAHHGRHADDPAVNYKGNFGNLLFFWDVLFGTAKITRSYPQSYGVENLPPATLGQQLLWPIFPENKDMHAVIPGAVPGTSEPHAVAAG, from the coding sequence ATGCAGCTTACCTCGGCCCAGTCGAGCCTGATCGTCGTTGCAATCTATGTCGGCTTCTGCCTGCTCGAGCTGATCCGCACGCGCCTGTTCGCCAAGTCCGAACAGTCGCGCCACGACGGCATCATCGAAATCGTCAGCACCTTCACGCTGCTGATCGCGACCCAGCCCGCAATCCTGCTGATCGTCAGCGCGCTCGGCCACGCCTGGTTTCCGCAATATGAAGGCGCGCTGGCGCACGCCCCCTGGTACGCCGCGCTCGCACTGTTCCTCGTCTTTGAAGACATGATGCAATATTGGTGGCACCGCGCGTCGCACAGCACCGCTTGGCTCTACAACCTGCACCGCGCGCACCATAATGCCCGCTATATGAGCGTCCGGCTCGTCTACCGGAACAACATCATCTATTATGCGATGATGCCGAGCATCTGGTTTGCCGGGGTGCTCGTCTACCTCGGGCTCGGCTGGTTCTACGCCTTCTATCTCATCGTGAAGATGGCGGTGATCATCGGCGCGCACAGCGACGTCGCCTGGGATGCGCCGCTCTATCGCATCCGGGCGCTCGCGCCGGTGATGTGGGTCGTCGAACGCACGATCAGCACCCCCGCGACGCATCATGCGCATCACGGCCGCCACGCCGACGACCCGGCGGTCAACTACAAGGGCAATTTCGGCAATCTTCTGTTTTTCTGGGACGTGCTGTTCGGCACCGCCAAGATCACGCGCAGCTATCCGCAAAGCTATGGCGTCGAAAATCTGCCGCCGGCCACGCTGGGCCAGCAGCTTTTGTGGCCGATCTTTCCCGAGAACAAGGATATGCATGCGGTCATCCCCGGCGCCGTGCCGGGGACCAGCGAACCGCATGCGGTCGCGGCGGGCTGA